Proteins encoded together in one Vitis vinifera cultivar Pinot Noir 40024 chromosome 4, ASM3070453v1 window:
- the LOC100247174 gene encoding uncharacterized protein LOC100247174 codes for MDIIESILDIPVQDPKEEEFSSADLNWTKFGNPEHHDDVALIPYARVDAFIIGECSNVECPTRFHIERGRKRSKGSLKEYKNDEYLEYRLYWCSFGPENYGEGGGILPSRRYRLNTRNRAARPQSMRGCTCHFVVKRLYARPSLALIIYNDRRHVNKSGFVCHGPLDRDAIGPGAKKIPYICSEIQQQTMSMIYLGIPEENVLEKHIEGIQRYCGSNAKVNSLASQYVHKLGMIIKRSTHELDLDDQASIRMWVERNKKSIFFYQDSSEADPFILGIQTEWQLQQMIRFGHRSIMAVDSTFGIKRLKYPLCTLLVFDSRQHALPVAWIITRSFAKPDVSKWMKALLDRARGIDIGWKVSGFLIDDAAAEIDSIRDVFCCPVLFSLWRVRRSWLRNIIKKSSNVEVQREMFKRLGKIVYSIWSGVDSLVALEEFTQDFVDQTSFIEYFKALWMPKIEMWIDMMKTLPLASQEASGAIEAYHVKLKVKLYDDSHLGALQRVDWLVHKLTTELHSSYWLDRYADESDSFQNVKEEYIASTSWHRALRIPDTSVILEDKNQLFAKVLSQKDSNLTHLVWNPGSEFAFCDCEWAMQGNLCKHIIKVNMICKNHQAYQSSMSFQSFREILMNLWRKPMDDSVALDQAVAWTHQMLDQIQKLVELNSANDIGSVVNNLPLKWVSKKGRTFVGRPSSAPSLPSSSKSKPLDAAARKKNRKRKRLSRLR; via the exons ATGGATATAATTGAATCCATCCTTGACATTCCAGTGCAAGATCCAAAAGAGGAAGAGTTCTCTTCTGCTGATTTGAATTGGACCAAGTTTGGAAATCCCGAGCACCATGATGATGTAGCTCTTATTCCTTATGCACGAGTTGATGCATTTATAATTGGAGAATGCTCTAATGTTGAATGTCCAACACGGTTTCATATTGAGAGGGGAAGAAAACGATCTAAAGGCAGCTTAAAGGAGtacaaaaatgatgaatatTTGGAATATAGGCT GTATTGGTGTTCATTTGGTCCTGAGAACTATGGGGAAGGTGGGGGTATATTGCCAAGCCGGAGATATAGACTTAACACCAGAAATCGTGCTGCTAGACCTCAATCTATGCGGGGCTGTACATGCCATTTTGTAGTGAAACGCCTGTATGCCCGTCCCTCACTTGCActtattatatataatgatagGCGTCATGTGAACAAGTCTGGTTTTGTCTGCCATGGCCCCCTAGACAGAGATGCAATTGGCCCTGGTGCCAAGAAAATTCCATACATTTGTAGTGAAATTCAGCAGCAAACAATGTCTATGATCTATCTTGGCATTCCTGAGGAAAACGTGTTAGAGAAACACATTGAGGGGATTCAACGTTACTGTGGTTCAAATGCCAAAGTTAATAGCCTTGCTTCCCAATATGTTCACAAACTTGGTATGATTATCAAACGCTCTACCCACGAATTGGATCTAGATGACCAAGCTAGCATTCGAATGTGGGTTGAACGCAATAAGAAATCCATATTCTTTTATCAGGATTCTTCAGAAGCAGATCCTTTCATTTTGGGCATTCAAACAGAATGGCAGTTGCAACAAATGATTCGATTTGGCCATCGCAGTATTATGGCAGTTGATTCCACATTTGGAATAAAGAGGCTCAAG TACCCTTTGTGCACGCTTCTTGTGTTTGATTCAAGACAGCATGCACTCCCTGTTGCATGGATTATTACCCGTAGTTTTGCTAAGCCAGATGTGTCTAAATGGATGAAAGCTCTTCTTGATCGAGCTCGTGGTATTGACATTGGGTGGAAGGTCAGTGGGTTTTTGATTGATGATGCAGCAGCAGAGATTGATTCTATAAG GGATGTATTTTGCTGCCCTGTGCTATTTTCCCTCTGGCGTGTCCGTAGATCATGGCTAAGGAATATCATCAAGAAAAGCAGCAATGTTGAAGTTCAGAGGGAGATGTTTAAACGGCTGGGAAAAATTGTCTACAGCATTTGGAGTGGAGTGGATTCTCTGGTTGCCTTGGAAGAATTCACCCAGGATTTTGTTGATCAAACTTCCTTCATAGAGTACTTCAAGGCATTGTGGATGCCTAAGATAG AAATGTGGATTGATATGATGAAAACACTTCCACTTGCAAGCCAGGAGGCATCAGGTGCCATAGAAGCATATCATGTGAAGCTGAAAGTTAAACTATATGATGATTCACATCTTGGTGCACTCCAGAGGGTTGATTGGTTAGTGCATAAGCTAACAACTGAGCTGCACTCAAGCTACTGGCTTGATCGCTATGCAGATGAAAGTGATTCCTTTCAGAATGTTAAGGAAGAATATATTGCTTCTACATCTTGGCACCGAGCACTGCGAATTCCTGACACTTCCGTTATCTTGGAGGATAAGAACCAACTTTTTGCCAAGGTTTTAAGTCAAAAGGATAGCAATCTAACACATCTAGTGTGGAATCCTGGATCAGAATTTGCTTTTTGTGACTGTGAATGGGCAATGCAGGGTAATCTTTGCAAGCATATCATCAAGGTCAATATGATCTGCAAAAATCATCAAGCCTATCAGTCTTCCATGTCATTTCAGTCATTCAGAGAGATCTTAATGAATCTGTGGAGAAAACCAATGGATGATTCAGTTGCATTGGATCAGGCGGTGGCCTGGACACACCAGATGCTTGATCAAATTCAAAAGCTTGTTGAACTGAACAGTGCCAATGACATTGGCAGTGTGGTAAATAATCTGCCTTTGAAATGGGTTTCCAAGAAAGGTAGAACATTTGTTGGCAGACCATCATCCGCCCCATCACTTCCCTCTAGTTCCAAGAGTAAACCCCTGGATGCTGCTGCACGCAAAAAGAATCGGAAGCGGAAAAGATTGTCACGGTTGAGATAG
- the LOC100232935 gene encoding photosystem I reaction center subunit N, chloroplastic, whose amino-acid sequence MASVNSSVLACNYAISGAGAPELNSKLVSMPSAASPAVAGLKLPAIRAQQARVSDSKKWGAGEGRRAALVYLAATLFTTAAASSSANAGVIDDYLEKSKANKELNDKKRLATSGANFARAYTVQFGTCKFPENFTGCQDLAKKKKVPFLSEDLELECEGRDKYKCGSNVFWKW is encoded by the exons ATGGCATCAGTCAACTCCAGTGTTCTAGCATGTAACTATGCCATCTCCGGTGCTGGAGCTCCGGAGCTTAACTCCAAGCTTGTTTCAATGCCATCTGCTGCATCCCCAGCTGTGGCTGGTCTCAAACTGCCTGCGATCAGGGCCCAACAGGCCAGAGTTTCTGATTCCAAAAAATGGGGTGCTGGAGAGGGGAGAAGAGCAGCCCTTGTGTACTTGGCTGCCACCCTTTTCACCACTGCTGCTGCCTCCTCTTCTGCCAATGCTGGGGTCATTGACGACTACCTGGAAAAGAGCAAAGCGAACAAG GAGTTGAACGACAAGAAAAGGTTGGCTACAAGCGGAGCAAACTTTGCCAGAGCATACACTGTTCAATTTGGAACCTGCAAGTTCCCTGAGAACTTCACTGGCTGCCAGGATCTCGCCAAGAAAAAA AAAGTGCCTTTCCTTTCTGAAGATCTAGAGTTGGAGTGTGAAGGAAGGGACAAGTACAAGTGCGGTTCCAATGTTTTCTGGAAATGGTGA
- the LOC100252291 gene encoding probable polygalacturonase has protein sequence MYLKCKMDSEKAWFGAAMGGFTRPSWAFLLLVFIVLVVSCFQIGTKTVFPRWVVLGGGETGISEEAPSCFGLFREVPPRKVVMSIRDFGGVGDGVTSNTETFRRAIRYMQSFGNIGGSQLNVPRGRWVTGSFNLTSNFTLFLEEGAVILGSQDLEDWPIIEPLPSYGRGRERLGGRHISLIHGDALANVVITGQNGTIDGQGKMWWELWWNRTLEHTRGHLLEIKNSHNILISNLTFMNSPFWTIHPVYCSNVVIKDVTILAPLNAPNTDGIDPDSSTNVCIEDCYIESGDDLVAVKSGWDQYGIAMARPSSNIIVRRLSGTTPTCSGVGIGSEMSGGISNVTMEDLHIWDSAAGVRIKTDKGRGGYVVNITINNIRMERVKVPIRFSRGSNDHPDDGWDPKAVPKIKGIFISNVVSLNSTKAPLLEGIEGAPYEGICMKNVTLLGLAPAAKWHCEFVSGFTDAVFPVSCPQMQSNVSSSWCLDHLGNLQIDSS, from the exons ATGTATCTAAAGTGTAAAATGGATTCAGAGAAAGCATGGTTTGGTGCAGCAATGGGTGGTTTTACCAGGCCTTCATGGGCATTTCTGCTACTTGTATTTATAGTTCTAGTCGTTTCCTGTTTCCAAATCGGCACCAAAACGGTTTTCCCGAGATGGGTCGTGTTGGGCGGCGGAGAAACCGGAATATCGGAAGAAGCACCCAGCTGTTTCGGGCTTTTCCGGGAGGTGCCGCCGAGGAAGGTGGTGATGTCGATAAGAGATTTCGGTGGGGTGGGCGACGGCGTGACGTCCAATACCGAAACGTTTCGGAGGGCTATACGGTACATGCAAAGTTTCGGAAACATAGGTGGGTCCCAGCTTAACGTTCCAAGAGGAAGATGGGTTACGGGAAGCTTCAATCTCACCAGCAATTTCACCCTTTTTCTGGAAGAGGGTGCTGTGATTCTGGGTTCCCAG gaTTTGGAGGACTGGCCAATCATAGAGCCTTTGCCTTCATatggaagaggaagagagagattAGGTGGAAGACATATTAGTCTTATCCATGGAGATGCTCTCGCCAATGTTGTCATTACTG GACAGAATGGAACAATTGATGGTCAAGGAAAGATGTGGTGGGAGCTGTGGTGGAACAGGACATTGGAGCACACCCGAGGCCACCTGCTTGAAATTAAGAACTCTCACAACATTCTCATCTCAAACCTCACCTTCATGAACTCTCCTTTCTGGACTATCCATCCTGTTTACTGCAG CAATGTTGTTATCAAAGACGTGACAATCTTGGCTCCTCTTAATGCCCCAAACACTGATGGTATTGATCCAG ACTCAAGTACCAATGTCTGCATTGAAGACTGTTATATTGAGAGCGGGGATGATCTTGTAGCAGTGAAAAGTGGGTGGGATCAGTACGGCATTGCCATGGCTCGTCCAAGCTCAAACATCATAGTGAGGAGGCTTTCAGGGACTACTCCAACGTGTTCTGGGGTTGGAATAGGCAGTGAGATGTCAGGTGGAATTTCAAATGTCACTATGGAGGATTTGCATATTTGGGATTCTGCAGCTGGGGTACGAATAAAGACTGATAAGGGGAGAGGAGGATATGTGGTAAATATTACCATAAATAACATAAGAATGGAGAGAGTTAAGGTACCTATAAGGTTCAGTAGAGGCTCCAATGACCACCCTGATGACGGATGGGACCCAAAAGCTGTCCCAAAAATAAAGGGTATTTTTATAAGTAATGTGGTCAGTTTGAATTCAACGAAAGCCCCACTCTTGGAGGGTATTGAGGGTGCACCTTATGAAGGGATATGCATGAAAAATGTTACTCTACTTGGTCTTGCTCCAGCAGCAAAATGGCACTGCGAATTTGTCTCAGGTTTTACAGATGCGGTCTTTCCAGTGTCATGTCCCCAGATGCAGAGCAATGTTTCTTCATCATGGTGTTTAGACCACCTTGGAAATTTACAAATTGATAGCAGTTAA
- the LOC100255146 gene encoding uncharacterized protein LOC100255146, protein MDVEQEELQFLGFFGIIKESVKIIYSWRKIFSQITLALILPLTFIFLAHIEVSDFLFFKILRNEDKLDRTRAGTPKYEKLSDVISSEWIVFWLLKVAYFTFLLIFSLLCTSAVVYAVACVYSAKQITFKRVLSVVPKVWKRLMVTFIWNFVIVFCYNVVAGVVLFMWAILIGNNVFGLVILLLLLIIYVMGFVYISVVWHLASVVSVLEDSYGIQAMVKSKALIKGKTGVAVAIFLILNICYFIIQLAFENLVVLGYPLSTPNRILLAIIFFLFLFKLILFGLVIQTVIYFVCKSYHHENIDKSSLSDHLEVYLGEYVPLKSKDVQLEQFDV, encoded by the coding sequence ATGGATGTTGAACAGGAGGAGCTCCAATTTCTTGGCTTCTTTGGCATCATCAAAGAGTCTGTCAAGATCATATACTCATGGAGGAAAATCTTCAGCCAAATCACTCTAGCTCTCATCCTCCCTCTCACCTTCATATTCCTCGCTCATATTGAAGTCTCTGATTTCCTCTTTTTCAAGATCCTCAGGAATGAGGACAAGCTGGATCGAACCCGGGCTGGAACCCCCAAATATGAGAAGCTCTCCGATGTTATTTCCTCCGAGTGGATAGTCTTTTGGCTTTTGAAGGTCGCATATTTCACCTTCCTCCTCATCTTCTCCCTCCTCTGCACATCCGCAGTTGTGTATGCGGTTGCCTGCGTGTACAGCGCCAAGCAAATAACCTTCAAGAGGGTCCTGAGCGTAGTCCCAAAGGTGTGGAAGAGACTCATGGTCACCTTCATATGGAACTTCGTCATTGTTTTCTGCTACAACGTTGTCGCCGGGGTAGTTTTGTTCATGTGGGCTATCCTGATAGGAAACAACGTCTTTGGACTCGTGATCCTCCTCCTTCTCTTGATCATATACGTCATGGGGTTTGTGTATATAAGCGTAGTCTGGCATTTGGCGAGCGTTGTATCGGTGTTGGAAGACAGCTATGGGATCCAAGCCATGGTGAAGAGCAAGGCCTTGATTAAGGGCAAGACGGGAGTTGCAGTTGCAATTTTCCTCATCCTCAACATCTGTTATTTCATTATTCAGCTGGCTTTTGAGAACTTGGTCGTGTTGGGGTACCCATTGAGCACCCCGAATAGAATTCTGCTTGCAatcatcttcttcctctttctgTTCAAGTTGATTCTCTTTGGCCTCGTCATCCAAACTGTGATCTACTTCGTCTGCAAATCCTACCACCATGAAAACATCGACAAATCTTCTTTATCAGATCATCTCGAGGTTTATCTAGGCGAATACGTGCCTCTAAAGTCCAAGGATGTCCAACTGGAGCAGTTCGACGTTTGA